In Salinibacterium sp. dk2585, a single window of DNA contains:
- a CDS encoding NAD-dependent succinate-semialdehyde dehydrogenase, translating into MTHESTLLESVPDGLFIAGEWRAASGGATLDVRDPATGEVIKRIADATADDARAAMDAAAGAQAEWAATAPRVRGEILRKAFDLMMERRDDVALLMTLEMGKPLAEAHGEVTYGGEFLRWFSEEAVRISGRYATNPEGTGRMIVSQRPVGPCYLITPWNFPLAMATRKVGPALAAGCTVIIKPAQLTPLTTLFFVKLLEEAGLPKGVVNVLTSSSSSAVSEPILGDDRLRKLSFTGSTPVGVSLMKQAADKVLRTSMELGGNAPFIVFDDADLDKAVEGAMLAKFRNIGQACTAGNRFIVHESVAEEFARRVTEKVNGFRVGRGTEEGVTIGPLIDEKAVGKASALVNDAVERGATLHTGGKPIEGKGTFFEPTVISGVKAGSDILREEIFGPVMSIVTFRDEDEAVRMANDTEYGLVGYVFTKDLARGQRLIDSLDTGMMGLNVGVLSNAAAPFGGVKQSGLGREGGFEGIHEYLSPKYTLTPDPFG; encoded by the coding sequence ATGACGCACGAATCAACCCTTCTCGAGTCGGTGCCCGACGGCCTCTTCATCGCCGGAGAGTGGCGCGCAGCATCCGGCGGCGCCACGCTCGATGTGCGCGACCCCGCGACGGGCGAGGTCATCAAGCGAATCGCGGATGCCACGGCCGACGATGCCCGGGCCGCCATGGATGCCGCGGCAGGCGCCCAGGCGGAGTGGGCGGCGACGGCCCCGCGTGTGCGCGGCGAGATCCTGCGCAAGGCCTTCGACCTCATGATGGAACGCCGCGACGATGTCGCCCTACTCATGACGCTTGAGATGGGCAAGCCGCTCGCGGAGGCGCACGGCGAGGTCACCTATGGCGGAGAGTTCCTGCGCTGGTTCAGCGAAGAGGCCGTGCGCATCTCGGGCCGCTACGCGACCAACCCCGAGGGCACCGGTCGGATGATCGTGTCGCAGCGCCCCGTCGGCCCCTGCTACCTCATCACCCCGTGGAATTTCCCGCTCGCCATGGCGACCCGCAAGGTCGGCCCTGCGCTCGCGGCGGGCTGCACCGTCATTATCAAGCCGGCGCAGCTGACGCCGCTCACGACCCTCTTCTTCGTCAAGCTTCTGGAGGAGGCGGGCCTGCCGAAGGGTGTCGTCAACGTGCTGACCTCGTCGAGCTCGAGCGCCGTCTCGGAGCCCATCCTGGGCGATGACCGCCTGCGCAAGCTCTCCTTCACGGGCTCCACCCCGGTCGGCGTCTCGCTCATGAAGCAGGCGGCCGACAAGGTGCTGCGCACGTCCATGGAGCTCGGCGGGAACGCCCCCTTCATCGTCTTCGACGACGCGGACCTCGACAAGGCGGTCGAGGGTGCGATGCTCGCGAAGTTCCGCAACATCGGCCAGGCCTGCACGGCGGGCAACCGCTTCATCGTGCACGAGTCCGTCGCCGAGGAGTTCGCCCGCCGCGTCACGGAGAAGGTCAACGGCTTCCGTGTCGGTCGCGGCACCGAGGAGGGTGTCACGATCGGTCCCCTCATCGACGAGAAGGCGGTGGGCAAGGCATCCGCTCTTGTCAACGATGCCGTCGAACGCGGCGCGACCCTGCACACGGGCGGCAAGCCCATCGAGGGCAAGGGCACCTTCTTCGAGCCGACCGTCATCAGCGGCGTGAAGGCGGGCAGCGACATCCTCCGTGAGGAGATCTTCGGTCCGGTCATGTCGATCGTGACCTTCCGCGATGAGGACGAAGCGGTACGCATGGCCAACGACACCGAGTACGGGCTCGTTGGTTACGTCTTCACGAAGGACCTCGCGCGCGGGCAGCGGTTGATCGACTCGCTCGACACCGGAATGATGGGGCTCAACGTGGGCGTTCTCTCGAACGCGGCGGCGCCCTTCGGCGGCGTCAAGCAGTCGGGTCTCGGCCGTGAGGGTGGCTTCGAGGGCATCCACGAGTACCTCTCGCCCAAGTACACGCTCACGCCCGACCCCTTCGGCTAG
- a CDS encoding diguanylate cyclase domain-containing protein: MWRTLFSGGGHRASARSVLPPFLAAFIVLALAYTAIFVGRLHTQQALDSVEVNAAESARVDLAASSLESSIDTAASDARVAVASRAVRSLAEEISAGTLSSAASVFQAQVSNKPAIRQIRYIDETGRERLAVRRTDDGVQRVPTARLQDRSKHYFFAETRDLRPGDTYVTRLDLEVDASGAIVEPRQPLMRVIAALGDSTGARAGSVIVDIDGFHLVEQARQVIGAEGYLLLNATGGYIGGPDEADSFGFMTDGPAFAERHPEAWQTISASDSGHAMAHEGLYAFSTAHPEHAQTRLSGETHDADTHGHPNALKVVSFVTAAALPSASITRDTATTAIFVFGLIALATVTGLATHTLISKRQYRRSIREAKTRLEAIRDTLGEGLVVIDPDGRITDVNPESERMLGWTREQMLGRVAHELFHSHPDHSVEQVECAMLAVARTGVTFRSEDEVFQRADGNAIHVGVSAAPLVVDEQIEGAVIVFRDTTEIREYQEEIRRLAFHDALTGLPNRRVLADRLDLAISTADRRLTPLAVMFLDLDGFKEVNDDYGHAVGDEFLRQISDRLCGCLRSSDTLARQGGDEFIVLLPELHDEGEAEVVARRIIDGLEQPFVVDGYQLRAAVSVGIAVRLDGESAETLIANADDAMYAAKQMGENLYCVSGRAPVAQA; this comes from the coding sequence GTGTGGCGCACCCTTTTCTCTGGCGGTGGGCACCGGGCGAGCGCGCGCTCCGTCCTCCCGCCATTCCTCGCAGCCTTCATCGTGTTGGCGCTCGCGTACACGGCCATCTTCGTCGGGCGGCTCCACACGCAGCAGGCGCTCGACTCGGTTGAAGTCAATGCGGCCGAGAGCGCCCGCGTTGACCTTGCGGCGAGCTCCCTTGAATCCTCGATCGACACCGCTGCCTCGGATGCGCGCGTCGCCGTGGCATCCCGCGCCGTGCGGAGCCTCGCCGAGGAAATCTCCGCTGGCACCCTCAGCTCGGCCGCGAGTGTCTTCCAGGCGCAGGTCTCCAACAAGCCGGCGATCAGGCAGATCCGCTACATCGATGAGACCGGCAGGGAGCGGCTCGCGGTGCGCCGCACGGACGACGGCGTGCAGCGCGTGCCCACCGCTCGCCTGCAGGACCGGTCGAAGCACTACTTCTTCGCCGAGACCCGCGACCTCAGGCCGGGGGACACCTACGTCACGCGCCTCGACCTCGAGGTCGACGCGAGCGGCGCCATCGTCGAGCCCAGGCAGCCCCTCATGCGGGTGATCGCGGCGCTCGGCGATAGCACGGGCGCGCGGGCGGGGAGCGTCATCGTCGACATCGACGGATTCCACCTTGTGGAGCAGGCCCGCCAGGTCATCGGCGCCGAGGGGTACCTGCTGCTCAACGCAACGGGCGGCTACATCGGCGGACCGGACGAGGCTGACTCCTTCGGTTTCATGACCGACGGGCCCGCATTCGCCGAGCGCCACCCCGAGGCCTGGCAGACCATCTCAGCGAGCGACTCCGGGCACGCTATGGCCCACGAGGGCCTGTATGCCTTCAGCACGGCACACCCGGAGCACGCCCAGACCCGACTGAGTGGAGAGACCCACGACGCCGACACGCACGGGCATCCGAATGCCCTCAAGGTGGTGTCATTCGTGACGGCGGCAGCGCTGCCCTCGGCGTCGATCACCCGCGATACCGCGACCACCGCGATCTTCGTCTTCGGACTCATCGCCCTCGCGACCGTCACCGGCCTCGCGACGCACACCCTCATCTCGAAGCGGCAGTACCGCCGGTCGATCCGCGAGGCCAAGACGCGCCTCGAGGCAATCAGGGACACCCTCGGCGAGGGGCTCGTCGTGATCGACCCCGACGGCCGCATCACGGACGTGAACCCCGAGAGTGAACGGATGCTCGGCTGGACTCGCGAGCAGATGCTGGGCCGCGTCGCCCACGAGCTCTTCCACAGCCACCCCGACCACAGTGTCGAGCAGGTCGAGTGCGCGATGCTCGCGGTGGCCCGCACGGGAGTCACCTTCCGAAGTGAGGACGAGGTCTTCCAGCGCGCCGACGGCAACGCCATCCACGTGGGCGTGAGTGCCGCGCCGCTCGTCGTCGACGAGCAGATCGAGGGTGCCGTCATCGTGTTCCGTGACACCACCGAGATCCGTGAATATCAGGAGGAGATTCGTCGTCTCGCCTTCCACGACGCACTCACGGGCCTACCGAACCGGCGAGTGCTCGCAGACCGCCTCGACCTTGCGATCAGCACGGCCGACCGGCGCCTCACGCCGCTCGCGGTCATGTTCCTTGACCTCGACGGCTTCAAAGAGGTCAACGACGACTACGGGCATGCGGTGGGCGATGAGTTCCTGCGGCAGATCTCCGACAGGCTGTGCGGATGCCTGCGGAGCAGCGACACCCTCGCACGGCAGGGCGGCGACGAGTTCATCGTCTTGCTCCCGGAACTGCATGACGAGGGAGAGGCCGAGGTCGTGGCCCGCCGGATCATCGACGGGCTGGAGCAGCCCTTCGTGGTCGATGGCTACCAGTTGCGCGCCGCCGTCAGCGTCGGCATCGCCGTGCGATTGGATGGGGAGTCGGCCGAGACCCTCATCGCGAACGCCGACGACGCCATGTATGCCGCGAAGCAGATGGGGGAGAACCTCTACTGCGTGAGCGGGCGGGCCCCGGTGGCACAGGCCTAG
- a CDS encoding ATP-dependent DNA helicase RecQ — MTDDLRASALSVLRTLVGRPDADFHEGQYEAIATLVDGRRRALVVQRTGWGKSAVYFVATLLLRQRGAGPTVLVSPLLALMRDQIAAASRAGVRAVAINSTNAHEWGDVLGALERDEVDVLLVSPERLNNPSFREQQLPALVRRIGMLVVDEAHCISDWGHDFRPDYRRLRDLIADMPPGVPVLATTATANSRVVADVAEQLSANADVVTIRGPLARASLRLGVLRLPDSTSRLAWLLTHLDSLPASGIIYALTVSAAEDTARLLRDAGHDVRAYTGQTDPAEREELEGRLKRNEVKALVATSALGMGFDKPDLGFVLHLGAPSSPVAYYQQVGRAGRATENADVLLLPGREDPDIWQYFATASMPSQERAETVIAALDVDTPTSTPALEARVNIRRTPLELLLKVLDVDGAVRRVQGGWVATGQPWTYDAERYERIAAERVAEQQHMIEYERTDGCRMEFLQRSLDDETAQPCGRCDNCAGPWYPTDVADTAAASAATSLDRVGVPLEPRAQWPTGADRLGLPVKGRIAADERMLEGRALARLTDLGWGNTLREIFAAGAPDAPASPALIDACVRVLADWGWEERPAAIVTVPSRSRPQLVSSIAAGISAAGRLPHLGSLSLEGGGPEGEPGGNSAYRLAGVWDRFVVPPALADDLAGLAAVKPGAPVLLVDDLADSRWTLTVAARSLRRAGASGVLPFVLALRG; from the coding sequence ATGACCGACGACTTGCGCGCATCCGCCCTCTCCGTACTCCGCACGCTCGTCGGCCGGCCGGACGCCGACTTCCACGAGGGCCAGTACGAGGCGATCGCCACGCTCGTCGACGGTCGACGGCGGGCACTCGTCGTGCAGCGCACAGGATGGGGCAAGTCAGCCGTCTACTTCGTCGCGACCCTCCTGCTGCGCCAGCGCGGCGCCGGGCCCACCGTGCTCGTGTCGCCGCTGCTCGCCCTCATGCGAGACCAGATCGCCGCAGCATCCCGTGCCGGCGTGAGGGCCGTCGCGATCAACTCGACGAACGCACACGAGTGGGGCGATGTGCTGGGCGCGCTCGAACGCGACGAGGTCGACGTGCTGCTCGTCTCGCCCGAGCGGCTCAACAACCCGTCGTTCAGGGAGCAACAGTTGCCCGCCCTCGTGCGACGGATCGGGATGCTCGTGGTCGACGAGGCCCACTGCATCAGCGACTGGGGGCACGACTTCCGGCCCGACTACCGCCGCCTGCGCGACCTCATCGCCGACATGCCGCCCGGAGTGCCCGTGCTCGCGACAACCGCGACGGCGAACAGCCGGGTCGTGGCCGATGTCGCCGAACAGCTGTCCGCAAACGCCGATGTCGTCACGATCCGCGGCCCACTCGCCCGGGCATCCCTTCGCCTCGGCGTGCTGCGGCTGCCCGATTCAACGTCACGACTCGCATGGCTGCTCACGCACCTCGACTCGCTGCCCGCTTCCGGCATCATCTATGCGCTCACGGTCTCTGCCGCGGAAGACACCGCGCGTCTCCTGCGGGATGCCGGGCACGACGTGCGCGCCTATACCGGCCAGACCGACCCGGCCGAGCGAGAGGAACTCGAGGGCCGCCTCAAACGCAACGAAGTGAAGGCCCTCGTCGCGACGAGCGCACTCGGCATGGGCTTCGACAAACCCGACCTCGGCTTCGTGCTGCACCTGGGCGCCCCCTCCTCCCCCGTCGCCTACTACCAGCAGGTGGGCCGCGCTGGCCGCGCGACCGAGAACGCCGACGTGCTCCTCCTGCCCGGGCGGGAGGACCCCGACATCTGGCAGTACTTCGCGACCGCATCCATGCCCTCGCAGGAGCGGGCCGAGACCGTCATCGCCGCCCTCGATGTGGACACGCCGACCTCAACGCCCGCGCTCGAGGCGCGCGTCAACATCCGCCGCACGCCGCTCGAGCTCCTGCTCAAGGTGCTCGATGTCGATGGGGCGGTGCGTCGCGTGCAGGGCGGCTGGGTCGCGACGGGCCAGCCGTGGACCTACGACGCCGAGCGCTACGAGCGCATCGCCGCCGAGCGCGTCGCCGAGCAGCAGCACATGATCGAGTACGAGCGCACGGACGGCTGCCGCATGGAATTCCTGCAGCGCTCGCTCGACGACGAGACGGCGCAGCCGTGCGGGCGCTGCGACAACTGCGCCGGGCCCTGGTACCCCACGGATGTCGCCGACACCGCCGCAGCGAGCGCCGCGACATCCCTCGACCGGGTCGGCGTGCCGCTCGAACCCCGCGCCCAGTGGCCGACGGGTGCCGACCGGCTCGGCCTGCCCGTCAAGGGTCGCATCGCTGCGGACGAACGGATGCTCGAGGGCCGCGCCCTTGCTCGGCTCACCGATCTCGGCTGGGGCAACACACTGCGGGAGATCTTCGCGGCCGGAGCACCGGATGCGCCCGCCTCCCCCGCGCTGATCGACGCGTGTGTGCGCGTGCTCGCCGACTGGGGCTGGGAGGAGCGGCCCGCCGCCATCGTCACGGTGCCCTCGCGGTCGCGGCCGCAACTCGTGAGCTCCATCGCGGCCGGAATCTCCGCGGCCGGGCGCCTTCCACACCTCGGCTCGCTCTCGCTTGAGGGCGGCGGGCCGGAGGGCGAACCCGGCGGCAACAGCGCCTACCGGCTCGCCGGGGTGTGGGACAGGTTCGTGGTGCCGCCCGCCCTCGCCGACGACCTCGCGGGTCTCGCGGCCGTCAAGCCGGGCGCCCCCGTACTGCTGGTCGACGACCTCGCCGACAGCCGCTGGACCCTGACGGTCGCCGCCCGCTCGCTGCGTCGGGCCGGGGCATCCGGGGTCCTGCCGTTCGTGCTGGCACTGCGCGGCTGA
- a CDS encoding TetR/AcrR family transcriptional regulator → MGIVASTEQHAVQRSSDPRAERSRAQLLDATITLVSDRGTTDLPLTELARTAGVSRQVAYLHYADRDDLIVEAALHLMRTRLTSAEPTASAREAIERVTMHFAAHRDFYRAVFMGACCYAFNERMLALLRPFTLLLVPHVEGQTQLDAAEFLAGGAGAIISRWVIDRVDASTPRQIADRITAARRAITTMPQVPPAN, encoded by the coding sequence ATGGGCATCGTCGCCAGCACAGAGCAGCACGCCGTGCAGCGCTCCTCCGACCCGAGGGCCGAGCGTTCCCGGGCCCAACTGCTCGACGCGACGATCACCCTCGTCTCCGACCGCGGCACCACCGACCTCCCCCTCACCGAGCTCGCGCGCACGGCCGGGGTCAGCCGCCAGGTGGCCTACCTGCACTACGCCGACCGCGACGACCTCATTGTCGAGGCGGCCCTGCACCTCATGCGCACGAGGCTGACGAGCGCCGAGCCGACCGCGAGCGCCCGCGAGGCAATCGAACGCGTCACCATGCACTTCGCCGCCCACCGCGACTTCTACCGCGCCGTGTTCATGGGTGCGTGCTGCTACGCGTTCAACGAGCGGATGCTCGCACTCCTGCGCCCCTTCACCCTCCTCCTCGTGCCACACGTCGAGGGCCAAACGCAGCTCGATGCGGCCGAGTTCCTCGCGGGAGGTGCCGGGGCGATCATCTCCCGCTGGGTGATCGACCGCGTCGACGCATCGACACCACGGCAGATCGCCGACCGCATCACGGCGGCCAGGCGCGCCATCACGACCATGCCCCAGGTTCCGCCCGCGAACTGA
- a CDS encoding carboxylesterase/lipase family protein, translated as MTDNTTAHAAQSQANADDLTVATTHGAVRGIVDKEVRTWRGIPFAAPPVGELRLRKPHPAEPWEGVRDASEFGMAPPQVVTFEASGIGKETPVGEDCLTLNVSAPLAPSAEPRPVLVYLYGGAYTTGSNRSTGYLGSRLVKNGDVIYVCLNYRLGALGFVDFSPYSTPERPFESNLGLRDTVAGLEWVRDNIAAFGGDPDNVTIFGESAGGMSVTSLMCIPSAKGLFHKAFAMSPAPASMYGPELHADWSRRFLENLGVDEADAAAALSERPWQDLIAASRKLGHDYIPDNQPSALPTAPVVDGDFLPKHTIDAFRDGDAHPVPFVAGTTDREGAFFTIVLDLMPTKPSRIDTMFKQTDPDARDRVVAAYPGYPSKRAAIDLGGDAIFWHPTIQVTEGHSRHAPTWSYRFDYAPPLLKLTKIGATHGTDVAAVFDGYDAGLGKIVTALGGRGTANALAQRFQGALLSLARTGSPGADWPQYDETARQTRIFDSEDRIESDPRAGRRLAWGDYRGHR; from the coding sequence ATGACCGACAACACCACCGCCCACGCCGCCCAGTCGCAGGCGAACGCCGACGACCTGACCGTCGCCACGACCCACGGTGCCGTCCGCGGCATCGTCGACAAGGAGGTGCGCACCTGGCGCGGCATCCCCTTCGCGGCCCCGCCGGTCGGCGAGCTGCGCCTGCGCAAACCGCACCCGGCTGAGCCGTGGGAGGGAGTGCGCGACGCGAGCGAGTTCGGAATGGCGCCGCCACAGGTGGTGACGTTCGAGGCGTCCGGAATCGGCAAGGAGACCCCGGTCGGCGAGGACTGCCTCACCCTCAACGTGAGCGCGCCACTGGCTCCCTCGGCTGAGCCTCGACCCGTGCTCGTCTACCTGTACGGCGGCGCCTACACGACCGGATCGAACCGTTCGACCGGCTACCTCGGCTCCCGCCTCGTGAAGAACGGCGACGTCATCTACGTCTGCCTCAATTACCGGCTGGGCGCGCTCGGCTTCGTCGATTTCAGCCCGTACAGCACGCCGGAGCGCCCCTTCGAGAGCAACCTCGGCCTGCGCGACACCGTCGCGGGGCTGGAATGGGTGCGCGACAACATTGCCGCGTTCGGGGGTGACCCCGACAACGTCACGATCTTCGGCGAGTCCGCTGGCGGCATGTCGGTCACCTCGCTCATGTGCATCCCGTCAGCGAAGGGGCTCTTCCACAAGGCCTTCGCGATGAGCCCAGCCCCGGCATCCATGTACGGCCCCGAGCTCCACGCTGACTGGAGCCGCCGCTTTCTCGAGAACTTGGGCGTCGATGAGGCGGATGCCGCGGCCGCCCTCAGCGAGCGCCCCTGGCAGGATCTCATCGCCGCAAGCCGCAAGCTGGGCCACGACTACATCCCCGACAACCAGCCCAGCGCTCTGCCGACGGCCCCGGTGGTCGACGGCGACTTCCTGCCGAAGCACACGATCGACGCCTTCCGCGACGGCGACGCCCACCCCGTGCCGTTCGTCGCTGGTACGACCGATCGCGAGGGTGCGTTCTTCACGATCGTGCTCGATCTGATGCCGACCAAGCCGAGCCGCATCGACACGATGTTCAAGCAGACGGATCCGGATGCCCGCGACCGGGTCGTTGCCGCCTACCCGGGTTACCCGAGCAAGAGGGCCGCAATCGACCTCGGCGGCGATGCGATCTTCTGGCACCCCACCATCCAGGTCACGGAGGGTCACTCGCGCCACGCCCCCACGTGGTCGTACCGCTTCGACTACGCGCCTCCGCTGCTGAAGCTCACCAAGATCGGGGCGACCCACGGCACGGATGTCGCGGCAGTCTTCGACGGCTACGACGCGGGACTGGGCAAGATCGTCACGGCGCTGGGCGGCCGCGGCACGGCGAATGCGCTCGCGCAGCGCTTCCAGGGCGCGCTACTCTCCCTCGCGCGCACCGGCAGCCCGGGTGCCGACTGGCCGCAGTACGACGAGACGGCACGGCAGACCCGCATCTTCGACTCGGAGGACCGCATCGAGTCCGACCCGCGCGCTGGTCGCCGGCTCGCGTGGGGCGACTACCGGGGCCACCGCTGA